The following coding sequences lie in one Acidobacteriota bacterium genomic window:
- a CDS encoding GerMN domain-containing protein, with the protein MKRVFLYLISLLIVIVVAVVVIVMVLLKGEGVVEPVISEKSSVYGETGSSIPTVGVTLFFHDPEEDFLIPEKRNIFSMPFLTDRARQLVVELMRGPGMGGVSTIPPGTTLHELYVLKDGTVCIDLSREFEENADGGSSSQLLQIYSVVNSLTYNFPEIKGVRIFIEGEQKTSFGGHIYSAGVFREKLSLVKFPESMLPPETGEVETFQNGELQEGSLPVGESPEDTSTEDREDAESLEKDEEPEPVP; encoded by the coding sequence ATGAAGAGAGTCTTCCTATACCTCATTTCTCTGCTTATAGTTATCGTCGTTGCTGTAGTGGTCATCGTAATGGTTCTTCTCAAGGGTGAGGGAGTTGTTGAACCCGTTATTAGCGAGAAGAGCTCGGTCTATGGGGAGACCGGTTCTTCCATTCCCACAGTTGGAGTCACGCTCTTCTTCCATGACCCGGAGGAAGATTTTCTCATTCCAGAGAAGAGAAACATCTTCTCGATGCCATTTCTTACGGATCGCGCCAGGCAACTGGTTGTTGAGCTAATGAGAGGTCCCGGCATGGGTGGAGTTTCCACGATCCCTCCGGGTACGACTCTCCACGAGCTGTACGTTCTTAAGGATGGCACAGTCTGCATAGATCTCAGCCGGGAATTTGAGGAGAATGCAGACGGAGGAAGCTCATCGCAGCTCTTGCAGATTTACTCTGTCGTAAATTCTCTCACTTACAACTTCCCCGAGATCAAAGGAGTGAGGATTTTCATCGAGGGGGAGCAGAAAACATCGTTCGGTGGACACATCTATTCAGCAGGTGTCTTCCGGGAAAAATTATCGCTCGTGAAGTTCCCCGAATCAATGCTTCCTCCCGAGACAGGGGAAGTTGAAACGTTTCAGAATGGAGAACTACAGGAGGGTTCTCTTCCAGTCGGTGAAAGCCCTGAGGAT